A part of Marinomonas rhizomae genomic DNA contains:
- a CDS encoding SPFH domain-containing protein, with amino-acid sequence MEELLSYILSVQTLVLVLVIFLLKGSIKFVPQNQAYVIERFGKYQSTKEAGLNFILPFIDRISADRSLKEQAVDVPEQSAITKDNISLHVDGVLYFRVLDPYKATYGVDDYVFAVTQLAQTTMRSELGKMELDKTFEERDVLNTNIVASINDAAGPWGIQVLRYEIKDIVPPQSVMEAMEAQMKAERVKRAQILESEGDRQAAINRAEGQKASVVLAAEADKEEQVLRAEGEAKAIVAVASAQAEALRQVGEAAATEEGQKAIQLDLASKAIEAKRAIAKESSVVLLPDGATEPSAVVAQAMTIIQQMTKGS; translated from the coding sequence ATGGAAGAGTTACTTAGCTATATCTTGAGCGTACAAACGCTGGTTCTCGTACTGGTTATCTTTTTATTAAAGGGTTCGATTAAGTTTGTGCCGCAGAATCAGGCATACGTTATTGAGCGTTTTGGTAAATACCAATCGACGAAAGAGGCGGGTTTAAACTTCATTCTGCCTTTTATTGATCGTATTTCTGCGGATCGCTCTTTAAAAGAACAAGCGGTGGATGTGCCAGAACAAAGTGCGATTACGAAAGATAATATTTCTTTGCATGTGGATGGCGTGTTGTATTTCCGCGTATTAGACCCGTACAAAGCGACTTACGGTGTGGATGATTACGTCTTCGCTGTGACTCAGTTGGCGCAAACTACTATGCGTTCTGAGTTAGGTAAAATGGAATTGGATAAAACATTTGAAGAGCGTGATGTGCTCAACACCAATATTGTGGCGTCGATCAATGATGCAGCAGGTCCTTGGGGTATTCAGGTGTTGCGTTATGAAATAAAAGACATTGTTCCACCACAATCTGTGATGGAAGCAATGGAAGCCCAAATGAAAGCGGAACGTGTTAAGCGTGCGCAGATTTTGGAATCGGAAGGGGATCGTCAAGCTGCGATTAACCGTGCCGAAGGTCAAAAAGCGTCTGTGGTTTTGGCGGCAGAAGCGGATAAAGAAGAGCAAGTGTTGCGCGCAGAAGGTGAAGCAAAAGCCATCGTTGCTGTGGCATCAGCGCAAGCGGAAGCACTTCGTCAGGTTGGTGAAGCAGCGGCGACCGAAGAAGGTCAAAAAGCCATTCAGCTTGATCTTGCAAGCAAGGCAATTGAAGCGAAACGTGCAATTGCTAAAGAGTCTTCTGTTGTCTTGTTGCCTGATGGCGCGACAGAGCCGTCTGCGGTGGTAGCACAAGCCATGACCATTATTCAGCAAATGACAAAAGGGAGCTAA
- a CDS encoding ArsR/SmtB family transcription factor, whose product MTPDTFYKALADDTRLRCLLLITQYQELCVCELTEALNETQPKISRHLAQLRKNGLLSDRRQGQWVFYQLHPELANWSKSVLQTTLDNQVLWLKDNVDQLETMGGRPKRTGSCC is encoded by the coding sequence ATGACCCCCGATACCTTCTATAAAGCTCTTGCCGACGACACTCGCTTGCGTTGCTTGCTATTAATCACCCAATACCAAGAACTATGCGTTTGCGAGCTAACCGAAGCACTAAACGAAACGCAGCCCAAAATATCTCGCCATCTTGCTCAATTGAGGAAAAACGGCCTTTTGAGCGACCGAAGACAAGGACAATGGGTGTTTTATCAACTACACCCCGAACTAGCCAATTGGTCGAAGAGTGTTCTACAAACCACGTTAGACAACCAAGTTTTGTGGTTAAAAGACAATGTAGATCAACTCGAAACCATGGGCGGCCGCCCAAAACGCACAGGCAGTTGCTGTTAA
- a CDS encoding group I truncated hemoglobin, with the protein MVNLVKAAFLSVSVFLVACAAPNKAPQSLYDEIGGAPTVEAITDNFINEISFNETIYRYFEKTNITRFREKFIEHICVNTGGPCTYTGDTMLRVHQGQNINESDFNLTVDLLVSAMKKAGLTYPQQNQVLKVLAPMRSEMLYK; encoded by the coding sequence ATGGTAAACCTAGTAAAAGCAGCGTTTCTTTCGGTTAGTGTATTCTTGGTTGCATGTGCAGCACCAAACAAAGCACCACAAAGCTTATACGATGAAATTGGTGGAGCGCCCACCGTTGAAGCGATTACAGATAACTTCATTAATGAAATTAGTTTCAATGAAACTATTTATCGCTATTTTGAAAAAACCAATATCACTCGATTTCGTGAAAAATTCATCGAGCATATTTGTGTGAATACGGGCGGCCCTTGTACTTACACGGGTGACACCATGTTGAGAGTTCACCAAGGGCAAAACATCAATGAATCTGACTTTAATTTAACCGTCGATTTGTTGGTAAGCGCCATGAAAAAAGCCGGTTTAACTTACCCTCAGCAGAACCAAGTGCTTAAAGTACTCGCGCCAATGCGTAGCGAAATGCTGTATAAATAA
- a CDS encoding RimK family protein: MSQTYIVVDQAKDWSAFLPSDRVITFTQYLNLATTKNQGRTRIINLCKSSKYLSDGYYCSLLAESRGHHVMPSVRVLNDLSKKDLYELEISQWLPLLAKKLAKPEAPMEMKFHCVFGKTIHPEMKEFARKLFESFPSPVLEVTLKFRKEWQVTALFSTSQSKLNDAEETLFAESLEAFSNKVWSKGRIQRAAKFDMAILVNPEEAMPPSDDQAIKKFIQAGKQLGIHVDTIGPKDIMRLPEYDGLFIRETTNIDHHTYRFAKKAEGLGLVVMDDPQSIMRCTNKVYLADLFNTHKVPCPKTRIVHKGESNVEDALEAVISYPMVVKIPDGAFSKGVIKAENREALTESLNTLFKKSSLLLVQEYLYTEFDWRIGVLNNKPIFACRYYMVKNHWQIYQHTGSKSQSGGFDTLPTFEVPRRVLQAAIAATKPIGEGLYGVDVKEINGRGYVIEVNDNPSIDRGVEDKYLGDELYMHIMSEFLRRMQVKRGDINA; encoded by the coding sequence ATGTCACAGACTTACATTGTTGTTGATCAGGCCAAAGATTGGTCCGCGTTTTTACCGAGTGATCGAGTGATCACTTTTACTCAATATCTAAACTTGGCCACGACAAAAAACCAAGGACGCACACGAATCATCAACCTTTGTAAAAGCAGCAAGTATCTGTCTGACGGATATTACTGTTCGCTGTTGGCAGAAAGCCGTGGTCATCACGTTATGCCTTCCGTTCGCGTGCTTAACGACCTAAGTAAAAAAGACCTTTATGAGCTAGAAATCTCTCAGTGGTTGCCTTTGCTTGCGAAAAAACTCGCTAAACCAGAAGCCCCGATGGAAATGAAATTCCATTGTGTTTTCGGCAAAACCATTCATCCAGAGATGAAGGAATTTGCACGCAAACTATTCGAAAGCTTTCCAAGCCCTGTATTGGAAGTAACCTTGAAGTTCCGTAAAGAATGGCAAGTCACCGCCCTTTTCTCTACATCACAAAGTAAGTTAAACGACGCGGAAGAAACCCTATTTGCCGAATCATTAGAAGCTTTCAGCAACAAGGTATGGAGCAAAGGTCGCATTCAGCGCGCCGCGAAATTCGACATGGCGATTCTGGTCAACCCAGAAGAAGCCATGCCGCCAAGTGATGACCAAGCGATTAAAAAGTTTATCCAAGCCGGCAAACAACTTGGTATTCACGTTGATACCATTGGTCCAAAAGACATCATGCGTCTTCCGGAATACGATGGTTTGTTCATTCGTGAAACTACCAACATCGATCACCACACCTACCGATTCGCGAAAAAAGCCGAAGGCTTAGGCTTAGTTGTGATGGACGACCCACAATCTATCATGCGCTGTACCAACAAAGTTTACTTAGCAGATTTGTTCAACACCCACAAAGTACCTTGCCCAAAAACACGCATCGTACACAAAGGTGAAAGCAACGTAGAAGATGCACTAGAAGCCGTTATCAGCTACCCAATGGTAGTAAAAATTCCAGACGGCGCGTTTTCTAAAGGCGTGATCAAAGCAGAAAACCGCGAAGCCTTAACTGAAAGCTTAAACACCTTGTTTAAAAAATCGTCTTTGCTATTGGTTCAAGAGTATCTGTACACGGAATTTGACTGGCGTATCGGCGTCCTCAACAACAAACCGATCTTTGCTTGTCGTTACTACATGGTGAAAAACCACTGGCAGATTTACCAACACACAGGTAGCAAAAGCCAAAGCGGCGGATTTGATACTTTACCAACCTTCGAAGTGCCACGACGCGTGCTACAAGCCGCCATCGCCGCCACCAAACCGATTGGTGAAGGCCTATACGGCGTCGACGTAAAAGAAATCAACGGCCGTGGTTACGTTATCGAAGTTAACGACAACCCAAGTATCGACCGTGGCGTAGAAGACAAATACCTAGGCGATGAACTCTACATGCACATCATGTCGGAGTTCTTGCGTCGCATGCAAGTGAAACGTGGTGATATTAACGCTTGA
- a CDS encoding addiction module protein codes for MSDALKTVLDNMEHLTPSEKALAAHCLLSSLEGEPSDDVESAWLALAEERSNALLSGDVKAVSWEEIKAQVVK; via the coding sequence ATGTCTGACGCATTAAAAACCGTATTGGATAATATGGAGCATTTAACGCCGAGTGAAAAAGCTTTGGCAGCTCATTGTCTTTTGTCTTCTCTTGAAGGTGAGCCGAGTGATGATGTTGAGTCTGCTTGGTTGGCATTAGCGGAAGAGCGCAGTAATGCTTTGTTATCTGGTGATGTAAAAGCAGTAAGTTGGGAGGAGATTAAGGCACAAGTTGTAAAATAA
- a CDS encoding NfeD family protein: MDIIANNLAQSLFIVGLILLVVEVTVLGFATFVLFFVGLAAMATGALVYVGILPNSLLSALLSTGVMTILAALVLWKPLKRMQSKVSTKKAKSEFTDHQFYLQEPVSPTQSPKYQYSGIEWSLVSDEFIEAGTKVEVTEAEVGKLHIKAISTK; this comes from the coding sequence ATGGATATCATTGCCAATAATCTGGCTCAGAGCTTGTTTATTGTTGGTTTGATTCTATTGGTCGTCGAAGTGACTGTGCTGGGTTTTGCAACTTTTGTACTCTTCTTCGTTGGCTTGGCTGCTATGGCTACAGGCGCTTTGGTTTATGTTGGAATACTGCCGAATAGTTTGCTGAGTGCTTTGTTGAGTACTGGCGTAATGACTATATTGGCCGCGTTAGTATTGTGGAAGCCATTGAAGCGTATGCAGTCAAAGGTGAGTACAAAAAAAGCCAAAAGTGAATTCACCGATCACCAGTTTTATTTGCAAGAGCCTGTGTCACCCACTCAGTCACCTAAATACCAGTATTCTGGTATTGAATGGTCTTTGGTAAGCGACGAGTTCATTGAAGCTGGAACGAAAGTAGAAGTTACTGAAGCAGAAGTAGGTAAATTGCATATCAAAGCCATTAGCACTAAGTAA
- a CDS encoding threonine aldolase family protein: MKVAFTSDNIAGASESVFKAMMEAAQGDAMPYGNDDGTAQVTRMLSELFECDVDVFLVSTGTAANSLGVSAFTPPWGSVLCHTESHLLNDECTAPEFYTSGARFVGIGGADAKMDPVQLQKLVNQKIGDVHSCQPSIISFSQVTEVGSVYSLEEIYAITSVAKSAGLPVHMDGARFANALLALGCSPAEMTWKAGVDIVSFGATKNGVMASEAIVVFKQALEDKGISSEKVAKELGYRRKRGGHLHSKMRLLSSQMIAYLTDDLWRTNATHANAMMVLLQDGLKTVPGVKINTPAQANMLFCTLPLPMIDHLQAEGFGFYGGRWEEGVIRLVTSFRTPKEGVEAFIASAKAFAAQ, translated from the coding sequence ATGAAGGTTGCGTTTACTAGTGACAATATTGCCGGTGCGTCAGAGTCTGTTTTTAAGGCCATGATGGAGGCCGCGCAAGGTGATGCTATGCCATATGGCAATGATGATGGCACGGCGCAAGTCACGCGTATGTTGTCGGAATTGTTTGAGTGCGATGTGGATGTCTTTTTGGTGTCTACCGGAACGGCTGCGAATTCGTTAGGAGTGAGTGCCTTTACGCCGCCTTGGGGCAGTGTGCTGTGTCACACAGAAAGCCACTTATTAAATGATGAATGTACTGCGCCGGAGTTTTATACCAGTGGCGCGCGTTTTGTCGGTATTGGTGGCGCGGATGCGAAGATGGATCCTGTTCAGTTGCAAAAATTGGTCAATCAGAAAATCGGTGATGTGCATTCTTGTCAGCCGTCGATTATTAGCTTTTCTCAGGTTACAGAAGTGGGTAGTGTGTATTCGTTAGAAGAAATTTACGCCATTACGAGTGTGGCGAAATCGGCAGGCTTGCCTGTTCATATGGATGGTGCGCGTTTTGCCAATGCTTTGCTCGCCTTGGGTTGTTCGCCAGCCGAAATGACATGGAAAGCGGGCGTGGATATTGTGTCTTTTGGTGCGACGAAAAATGGCGTGATGGCATCTGAAGCCATTGTGGTATTCAAACAAGCTTTGGAAGATAAAGGGATTTCTAGCGAAAAGGTAGCAAAAGAGCTCGGTTATCGTCGCAAACGTGGCGGGCATTTGCATTCCAAAATGCGTTTGTTGTCTTCGCAGATGATTGCTTATTTAACGGATGATTTGTGGCGTACAAATGCGACTCATGCCAATGCTATGATGGTGCTGTTGCAAGACGGTTTGAAAACCGTTCCGGGTGTGAAAATCAATACGCCCGCTCAGGCCAATATGTTGTTTTGTACCTTGCCATTGCCGATGATTGATCATTTGCAGGCAGAAGGTTTTGGCTTTTACGGTGGGCGCTGGGAAGAAGGCGTCATTCGATTGGTGACGTCGTTCAGAACTCCAAAAGAGGGTGTCGAAGCCTTTATCGCATCTGCGAAAGCGTTTGCAGCACAATAG
- a CDS encoding AraC family transcriptional regulator, with protein sequence MPSDDFFHYQHIEELPGVVISEAKLTEFHFQPHYHLDYHIGLVTQGSQHQKVQHKTLDLVPKQICLMPPGEVHDGSGRDNTTRHLKTFRIPTELMQAALLDSQARDTNLLLAPSIIDQPAHNRSFLQLAQAFDPNQYASQLHKDSLWTNALSNLLLAAEKKPLIQETFALTNQQLKRVREYCEANLSRKISLNNLAELCGLTRFQFIRRFQKQTGLAPHAWLMRLRLERACTQLARSNAMITDIAADVGFYDQSHFNRAFKQAFGVAPSNYRC encoded by the coding sequence ATGCCGAGCGATGACTTTTTTCACTACCAGCACATTGAAGAACTACCCGGCGTGGTTATTAGTGAAGCAAAGCTCACAGAGTTTCATTTTCAGCCACACTACCATTTGGATTACCATATAGGGCTTGTTACTCAAGGCTCGCAACACCAGAAAGTTCAACATAAAACTCTGGACTTAGTTCCAAAGCAAATTTGCCTAATGCCACCTGGCGAAGTTCACGATGGATCAGGACGAGACAATACAACACGCCACTTAAAAACCTTTCGCATTCCAACAGAATTAATGCAAGCCGCGCTGCTCGACAGCCAAGCCCGAGACACCAATCTTCTGCTTGCCCCATCGATAATCGATCAGCCCGCGCACAACCGCTCGTTTTTACAGCTTGCTCAAGCATTCGATCCAAACCAATACGCCAGCCAGCTTCACAAAGACAGTTTATGGACCAATGCACTATCAAATTTACTGCTGGCGGCAGAGAAAAAGCCACTAATCCAAGAAACATTTGCTCTAACAAATCAGCAACTAAAACGCGTTAGAGAATATTGTGAAGCCAATCTATCCAGAAAAATTTCCTTGAATAACCTAGCAGAACTTTGTGGATTAACCCGCTTTCAATTCATTCGACGCTTCCAAAAGCAAACCGGACTGGCGCCGCACGCTTGGCTAATGCGCCTAAGATTAGAACGGGCTTGCACGCAATTAGCCAGATCGAATGCGATGATTACCGACATCGCGGCCGATGTCGGTTTTTATGACCAAAGCCACTTTAATCGAGCCTTTAAACAAGCCTTTGGCGTTGCACCATCAAACTATCGCTGTTAG
- a CDS encoding ArsJ-associated glyceraldehyde-3-phosphate dehydrogenase — MTIKVGINGFGRMGRLSFRAAFDWDDVEFVQINDLKGDAATLAHLVNFDSVHGRWHNEASSTGNTIVINGKAIACTQNKNITDTDWSQCDVVIEASGVMKTKALLQAYLDQGVKRVVVTAPVKEDGVLNVVMGVNDGDYDPSLHPIVTAASCTTNCLAPVVKVLQETIGIKHGSMTTIHDITNTQTIIDAPHKDLRRARSCGTSLIPTTTGSATAITHIFPELKGKLNGHAVRVPLTNASLTDCVFEMNRATDEQEINQLLKAASESGPLKNILGYEERPLVSIDYKTDPRSSIIDAPSTMVINGTQVKLYVWYDNEWGYANRTAELMRKVGILDQII, encoded by the coding sequence ATGACCATAAAAGTAGGAATAAATGGCTTTGGCCGCATGGGAAGACTGTCGTTTCGCGCCGCCTTTGACTGGGACGATGTGGAGTTTGTGCAGATCAACGACCTAAAAGGCGATGCTGCCACCCTCGCTCACCTAGTCAACTTCGATTCAGTTCACGGCCGTTGGCACAATGAAGCAAGCAGCACTGGTAATACCATTGTTATCAACGGCAAAGCCATTGCCTGCACGCAAAACAAAAACATTACCGATACCGATTGGTCACAATGCGACGTGGTAATTGAAGCCTCTGGTGTGATGAAAACCAAAGCCTTGTTGCAGGCTTATTTAGATCAAGGCGTAAAGCGTGTTGTCGTTACCGCTCCTGTAAAAGAAGATGGCGTACTCAATGTTGTGATGGGGGTTAACGATGGCGACTACGATCCTAGCCTGCACCCTATCGTTACCGCCGCTTCATGTACCACAAATTGCCTTGCGCCTGTGGTGAAAGTGCTACAAGAAACTATTGGCATCAAACACGGTTCCATGACCACCATTCACGACATTACCAATACCCAAACCATTATCGATGCGCCACACAAAGACTTACGCCGCGCTCGCTCTTGTGGCACTAGCTTGATCCCAACCACTACTGGTTCAGCCACCGCCATCACTCACATATTTCCAGAGCTAAAAGGCAAATTAAACGGTCACGCCGTACGTGTACCTTTAACCAATGCTTCGCTTACCGACTGTGTGTTTGAAATGAACCGCGCCACGGACGAACAAGAAATCAATCAATTGTTAAAAGCTGCTAGCGAAAGCGGCCCACTAAAAAACATTCTGGGTTATGAAGAGCGCCCTCTCGTGTCCATCGATTACAAAACAGATCCGAGATCAAGCATTATCGACGCTCCTAGCACCATGGTCATTAACGGCACTCAAGTAAAACTCTACGTGTGGTACGACAACGAGTGGGGCTACGCCAATCGCACAGCGGAATTAATGCGTAAAGTCGGCATACTAGACCAAATAATCTAA
- a CDS encoding GNAT family N-acetyltransferase/peptidase C39 family protein → MITSSVTSSSPNIDIRLASIDDLKALLVLEGKAFTGDRLSRRSFRNAITSSGSALFVAMKEGGELFGYALLHLRQGTHLARLYSLAVSPEARGLGIGKLLIQACEKKALKKGKMLLRLEVSDVNHNAIALYQKMGYKEFGHYDAYYEDQTDAIRMQKRLRHAGDEQTTRAIPWLAQGTPFTCGPASLQMVLSSMHPDYQATPNDELEIWREATTIFMTSGHGGCHPMGLALAAKKRGLSADVWLSEEGPLFVDSVRNELKKNVITRVHESFAQQCEEADVPLHYTAMPLEQLIEAFDSGALAIILISTFRMDGKKSPHWVVMSGYDEHCILVHDPDLDDDKKLPDDPPSPLDCQFVPIARDEFEKMSRFGQSRLQATVVLKTQ, encoded by the coding sequence ATGATCACAAGCTCGGTCACCAGCTCTTCCCCAAATATTGATATCCGTTTAGCCAGTATAGACGATTTAAAAGCCTTGCTCGTTTTGGAGGGCAAAGCTTTTACCGGTGATCGTTTGAGTCGTCGTAGCTTTCGTAATGCGATTACCAGTTCTGGCTCGGCATTATTTGTGGCAATGAAGGAAGGCGGCGAGCTGTTTGGTTATGCCTTGTTGCATCTTCGCCAAGGTACTCACTTGGCACGTCTGTATTCGCTTGCGGTATCGCCTGAGGCGCGTGGTCTTGGTATCGGCAAATTGTTGATCCAAGCCTGTGAGAAAAAAGCGCTTAAAAAAGGCAAAATGTTGCTGCGTTTGGAAGTCAGTGATGTGAATCATAATGCTATCGCCTTGTATCAAAAAATGGGATACAAGGAATTTGGGCATTACGATGCTTATTACGAAGACCAAACCGATGCGATTCGTATGCAGAAACGTTTGCGTCATGCGGGTGACGAACAAACCACGCGCGCGATTCCTTGGTTAGCACAAGGTACGCCATTTACGTGCGGGCCTGCGTCGTTGCAAATGGTGTTGTCTTCGATGCATCCAGATTATCAAGCAACGCCGAACGATGAGTTAGAAATTTGGCGTGAAGCGACGACGATTTTCATGACCTCTGGTCATGGCGGTTGTCATCCTATGGGATTGGCTTTGGCGGCGAAGAAGCGAGGTTTGTCTGCGGATGTTTGGTTGAGCGAAGAGGGGCCTTTATTTGTTGATAGCGTGCGTAACGAGTTAAAGAAAAACGTTATAACTCGCGTGCATGAAAGCTTTGCTCAGCAATGCGAAGAAGCCGATGTTCCCTTACATTATACAGCGATGCCGTTAGAGCAATTGATCGAAGCTTTCGACTCTGGCGCTTTGGCGATTATCTTAATCAGTACTTTTCGTATGGACGGAAAAAAATCCCCTCATTGGGTAGTGATGTCGGGCTACGACGAACATTGTATTCTGGTGCATGATCCGGATTTGGACGATGATAAAAAATTACCTGACGATCCACCAAGCCCGCTGGATTGTCAATTTGTGCCGATTGCTCGAGATGAGTTTGAAAAAATGTCACGCTTTGGGCAGAGTCGTCTGCAAGCCACGGTCGTGCTTAAAACTCAGTAA
- a CDS encoding DUF3034 family protein — protein sequence MNKNTLKLMAVGSLALWASSSMAADGKILATAGLSQVEGSGGGGLVPWATLAGYDSRDETAASFFITDVNVTDYRLSSIGVATSFYDRVELSYAQQTFVLPASLITGLSLSSEQIQQDVVGVKVRLYGDAVYSSYPQISVGLQHKQLDSDFVASYLGAKDGSGTDFYVAATKVHLGAVAGYNLVWNITARATKANEMGLLGFGGPDNKDYQVMMEGSVGLLLSPNWVVGMEYRQKPSNLSSVEEDDWKDIFVSYMPNKNVNFTAAYADLGTIATKKDQKGIYLSMTGYLW from the coding sequence ATGAATAAAAATACGTTGAAATTAATGGCTGTCGGCAGTCTTGCCTTATGGGCTTCCTCTAGTATGGCAGCCGATGGCAAAATTCTGGCGACGGCCGGGCTTTCACAGGTTGAAGGAAGTGGTGGCGGGGGACTGGTGCCGTGGGCAACCTTAGCGGGTTACGATAGCCGTGACGAAACCGCTGCTTCGTTTTTTATTACCGATGTAAACGTCACTGACTATCGCTTGAGTTCCATTGGTGTGGCAACCAGTTTTTACGATAGAGTTGAACTTAGTTACGCCCAACAGACATTTGTTTTGCCTGCTTCTTTGATCACAGGGCTAAGTCTAAGCTCTGAACAAATTCAGCAAGATGTTGTCGGTGTAAAAGTGCGTTTATATGGCGATGCTGTGTATTCTTCTTATCCTCAAATCAGTGTTGGTTTGCAGCATAAGCAACTAGACAGTGATTTTGTGGCGTCGTATCTAGGCGCAAAAGATGGCAGTGGTACGGATTTTTATGTTGCTGCGACCAAGGTGCATTTAGGTGCGGTTGCTGGTTATAACCTTGTATGGAATATCACCGCTCGCGCCACTAAGGCCAATGAGATGGGCTTGTTGGGTTTTGGCGGACCTGATAACAAGGATTACCAAGTCATGATGGAAGGCAGTGTGGGCTTATTGCTATCGCCTAACTGGGTGGTGGGCATGGAATATCGCCAAAAGCCAAGCAATCTATCGAGTGTGGAAGAAGATGATTGGAAAGATATCTTTGTAAGCTACATGCCGAACAAAAACGTTAATTTCACCGCAGCCTATGCAGACTTAGGTACGATTGCGACTAAGAAAGATCAAAAAGGGATTTATTTATCCATGACGGGGTACTTATGGTAA
- the arsJ gene encoding organoarsenical effux MFS transporter ArsJ — protein sequence MLSQLPKSVRQYLIVTGNYWSFTLTDGALRMLVVLYFHQLGYGALDIALLFLFYEFFGVITNLFGGWLGAKWGLNRTMNIGLAMQVIALSMLLLPTSFLTIPWVMAAQALSGIAKDLNKMSAKSAIKTLVPKNASGTLYKWVALLTGSKNALKGVGFFLGGFLLSTIGFHNAILAMAVALAIVWLASLYLLREDLGKSKNKPKFSQMFSKSTEINILSAARLFLFGARDVWFVIAVPVYLSSQFDWDHWRVGSFLALWVIGYGIVQSLAPHITGKTKQQTPTGTQAKFWAILLTAIPAAIAIGLTNVDQGLWILLSGLIVFGVVFAINSSLHSYLIVHHASEDGVSLDVGFYYMANAMGRLIGTILSGWIYQDFGLIACLWVSCGFLVLTSVISFWLPQKATSTENTN from the coding sequence ATGCTGTCACAACTTCCTAAAAGCGTTCGTCAGTATCTTATTGTTACTGGCAATTATTGGAGCTTCACCCTCACCGACGGCGCACTGCGTATGTTGGTTGTGCTGTACTTCCACCAGCTAGGTTATGGCGCACTAGACATCGCTTTGCTCTTCTTGTTTTACGAATTTTTTGGCGTCATTACCAATCTTTTTGGTGGCTGGCTTGGGGCCAAATGGGGCCTCAACCGCACCATGAATATTGGCCTTGCCATGCAAGTCATTGCTTTATCTATGCTCCTACTACCCACTAGCTTTTTAACCATCCCTTGGGTGATGGCAGCACAGGCTTTGTCTGGTATTGCCAAAGACCTCAACAAAATGAGCGCCAAAAGTGCCATCAAAACACTCGTTCCCAAAAACGCCAGCGGCACCTTGTACAAATGGGTTGCCCTACTAACTGGCTCGAAAAATGCTCTTAAAGGTGTGGGATTTTTCTTAGGTGGTTTTCTACTCAGCACCATCGGCTTTCATAACGCTATCCTAGCCATGGCAGTAGCTCTGGCCATCGTATGGCTCGCCAGTTTGTATCTACTTCGAGAGGATTTAGGCAAGTCGAAGAACAAGCCGAAGTTCTCACAAATGTTTTCCAAGAGCACTGAAATCAATATTTTATCGGCGGCACGTCTCTTCTTGTTTGGTGCTCGGGATGTATGGTTTGTGATTGCTGTTCCGGTGTATTTATCCAGCCAGTTTGACTGGGATCACTGGCGCGTCGGCAGCTTCCTCGCCTTGTGGGTCATCGGCTACGGCATAGTCCAAAGCCTTGCACCACACATCACAGGAAAAACCAAACAACAAACACCGACAGGCACACAAGCCAAATTCTGGGCAATACTACTCACCGCCATTCCTGCAGCCATCGCCATTGGCTTAACAAACGTAGATCAAGGCTTATGGATTCTGTTGAGCGGGCTCATAGTATTCGGTGTAGTGTTCGCGATTAACTCTTCGCTGCACAGCTACTTAATCGTTCATCATGCCAGCGAAGATGGTGTGTCTTTAGATGTGGGCTTTTACTACATGGCCAACGCCATGGGACGGCTCATTGGCACGATTTTGTCAGGCTGGATTTACCAAGACTTTGGCTTAATAGCTTGCCTTTGGGTGTCTTGCGGATTTCTTGTTCTAACCAGCGTTATTTCTTTCTGGTTACCACAGAAAGCCACCAGCACAGAAAACACCAATTAA
- a CDS encoding VOC family protein — MIPKTAKMRVARPTDNLAKITDMYVNGLGFKLLGRFEGHNGFDGSIVGHEQHNYHLEFTHHKGTTVGKAPTQDNLLIFYFTDSKIWKECCEQMLAAGFVHVKAYNDYWDDVGKTFEDIDGYRVVLQNREWTA, encoded by the coding sequence ATGATCCCCAAGACAGCTAAAATGCGTGTCGCTAGACCAACAGACAACCTAGCTAAAATCACCGACATGTATGTTAACGGCCTTGGTTTTAAACTGCTGGGTCGCTTTGAGGGTCACAATGGCTTTGATGGCTCAATTGTCGGTCACGAACAGCATAACTATCATCTAGAGTTTACCCATCACAAAGGCACCACTGTCGGCAAAGCGCCAACGCAAGATAACTTACTCATCTTCTATTTCACCGATTCGAAAATATGGAAAGAATGCTGCGAACAGATGTTGGCCGCAGGTTTTGTGCATGTAAAAGCCTACAACGACTACTGGGATGACGTCGGCAAAACCTTTGAAGACATAGACGGCTATCGAGTGGTGTTGCAAAACCGAGAATGGACGGCTTAA